One Coffea eugenioides isolate CCC68of chromosome 2, Ceug_1.0, whole genome shotgun sequence genomic window, cacatatatatatagtgtgcgtgtgtgtgtgcGCGCGCTAATATGCTAGTATGCATGTACATAAAGGAGGAGAAAAATTGGAGAACTTGGTTGCAATACAACtcgaaagaaaaggaaaagaagaagaaaaaaattgataagTAAATACTAGTATAATAGATTTCTTGAATTTATATGAATAAACCTAAGAATAATAGGAAAACATAAatttaatggaaaaaaaaactgacagaaaacaaaaaaaaaaatcgagtgACCAAATATATAAGATTTGAAGTAGCAAAAAAGGATTTTTACACATTTTAGATTTCAGTGATGGAGAAAgctttatattttctttttcttattcgtTTGGGGGAAATTATTGTCTAGGTGTAACAATTGCTTTTGGGTGAAATATAATTAAAGATTTTCATCAACGCCACGATATCTGAATTCATAACAATAGTGTACTTGTTTTCATTCTGCGATCTTCTTCACCAATTGAAAAACTCACACATACAACAATTGCTTCAAactgattttttaaaaaaatataaatcttcGGATGTTTTTGCTCCATTCTTTGGCATCATAGTCTGTGTCATCAACAAGATATAAAATGCATCTTGTTGTCGAGATGTGATTGGCTGAAAAGTAAGATGCAAGACTAGCATGTTTGGGCATCAGGACAGAGTTCTTGGCAAACGATTTGACGAAATAAAACCATATTACTAGAAATATACGAATATACACAgctcaaaattgattgaattagCAAAAACACAAATTAAGGACGACAATGAACCATCAACCGGAGATGACACCCCCGCGGGAAACAGGAGAAAGATAATCTTTCAGGGAAAGAAGGCACTGGACCACATGGGATTATGATTGTCATGAAATTGCATCATCATCTCATCCCCATGACCAAAACCCATGTTTTCACCTGCAGGATTATTCATCCAATCCGTGAACCATTGAGGCCTGTGAACTGCTGCATCCATGGTCAGATCCACCGATGGCTTCTGCTCCTGTACTTGTACTCCTCCAGCTAGCATGTCATTAGCAGCCAGAGTCACAGGTGGATGTGCTGGCGGCGGTGGCGCTGTTGCTGCCTGAGGCTGTGAAATTTGCTGATGATGAGGAGCCATTTTCTTGTGGGAATCAATTCTTTTGTAAATCTCCTTCAGATTCTGATCAATCAGCCACCCCAGATCATTCAAATCTGGCATGGACATGTTCTGCATCCCTTTTCCAGTCAAGCACTGGTACATCACCTCAGTCATCTCCTTCTCTCGATTATCCTTGTGCTGTTTCTTGAGTTGTTCGTTTGCCTTGGCTATCCTTTGCCTGATGAAGCTCTCTTGATTCACCATCTTCTTGCTTTGCTCCATTTCAGGCATTCTCTTGAACTGGGAAATTACACGTTGAACTCCCATGGTATTTGGCCAAACCTCAGGCTGAGATTCGTATGGACTATATATAATAGCACAGGCATCAATACCACAAAGGGTGCTGAGTTCACCCACCTTCTTCATCAGacccttcttccttttcttgaatGTTGCTTTTCTTGCCGAATCATTAGTGATGAAAGCCAGTTTTACCTTCTTCCTAGTCATGGCTAAAGAAACTAAAGATGCAAACAAAGGGAAGAATAtggtattttgaaattttttttgtattgtttCTAGTTCCAAATTGTGATTGCTATATATACAGATATTTCAGGTGTCAGAATTAATACTAAAGATTTTTTCAATTTGAACACATTGTATTGGAGACTCGGGCGATCTTAAGATTACGGTAAGTATGTTATGGCCATTTATTGCTGCCATGATACTAGTCCATTCTATCTACTGACTTTTGCACTACATTTTACTTGAGAGGATGAACTTTATGTACATATGTGAAATATGAGATTCTGTAAAGTTTGTGATTACAAAAGTCTTAATGCATTGAGGATATTTTCAGGTACTTTCAAtttttgtaaaagaaaaaactaattttttagGGCATGAGAGCGCGTGGCCTCCCCTTGATTCCGTCTTTGCAAAATAGgtatattttttcctttatcacATGGTATCATACAAACAAAAATCCCACCAAAATATAAAAAGTAATCAATTAAGGATCctaatccttttctttttctttttaggtaAGCGATTAAGAACGGCGCGTGTTAATTTACGCGATTATCTCAGCCAAAAACATGCTAGAAGCTTGCTTAAGGTCGACCTTGGCTTCTTGTAGTTTTTGAACGTTTCGACATACATGAAAGCAGCCACAAAacctcaaaaaaaataataataataatgagtTTTATGCTTTAACCAGGAAAAGATTTAGTTGAGTATGAATGATTTTCAAATTGTATCTCCAGTCCAAGCTATTCTGGCTAGCTAGGTGTATCTTGACAATTTACTATGTCAGTTGTTACATCGAAGGACAGCCTAGATAATAAAACTGAGATTCAAGATAGAATCGTAACAGCTATATGGTCTCATTATACACAATAAAAATTCACATATTTATACAGATATGGTAACAAGAAAAGATTATCAATAACTCCTCCAATGAACCTGGATATGACATACAACGTACATGTTATTCATGTGACTAAACTTACGTTGGCATATCTGATGAATAAGAGCATGAACAACGATGTTTTGTTTGAGTTACAAGGTCTTCTCCtgtcgaattttttttttttctgcgaGAGAGATTCTTGATTAAAAGCACACGAAAATTACAACATTATTGAGGCAATGTATTAGTTTAATCaaattgcatatatatatatatatatatatatatatataagtgtcTACAAAGAACCAATATTTGTAGGAGTAACGTTTTATATATGCATTCCATATTATGATGCATACATTGTTGGAGGACCTCCAACAATGTTGCAAAATTAATTTACCAAATTAAATAACGAGATTTAAACAATTTGTTGCCTTATTAAAGTGTTTCAATTATCTAAGCAACTCACTTTAACTTGGTGATCCTCTCTTTCTcgctaacttttttttttaacataataATTTGGATCATTTCTCGATTTGTTTGTGTCATGGCCATGCTAGTCTTCTCGATATTGTTCCAATTTTATCGGATGGATGTCGCTGAAAGGAGTTCGTGATTTTCAGCAAAATAATAAGTCTGTCAAAGCATTTTCCTGTCAATTTAGCATACGAGTATCGAAGCTACACATTTTGTGTTTCTTTTTGGTTGGTGAGCGTaaaagaacaacattttaaagtTTGGTGCCCAAAATAGCTCCCCTTTTCTTTTACACTAGCATCCACAAATTCGTCAATATTTATGAAATTCTAAGCTAGACCTATGCTCCTATGTGCAAGCCAGCCAAAGCAGAGCTTCCTGAGACAATCCATTTTcctcaaaaaatttttatgtttttcgtGAACTTATTTTACAATCAATCTTTTgttttacatatatcaaatcgttacagtactttttatttttttttacaaaagtTTTAGAAAATAGTAATCTAAATGGGCTCTAAAATTGTAATGTTCTACCTATTGCCATTATAGATGGAGAATTATTTATGAAAACAGCCGTTTAAAGTGact contains:
- the LOC113760382 gene encoding agamous-like MADS-box protein AGL80: MTRKKVKLAFITNDSARKATFKKRKKGLMKKVGELSTLCGIDACAIIYSPYESQPEVWPNTMGVQRVISQFKRMPEMEQSKKMVNQESFIRQRIAKANEQLKKQHKDNREKEMTEVMYQCLTGKGMQNMSMPDLNDLGWLIDQNLKEIYKRIDSHKKMAPHHQQISQPQAATAPPPPAHPPVTLAANDMLAGGVQVQEQKPSVDLTMDAAVHRPQWFTDWMNNPAGENMGFGHGDEMMMQFHDNHNPMWSSAFFP